A single Desulfomonile tiedjei DNA region contains:
- a CDS encoding molybdopterin-dependent oxidoreductase: protein MSEFAVLNSTAPRIDAPAKATGRAKYADDFSMPGMLHAAILQSPVAHAKILNIDTSKASKLHGVKAIITAKEAGLVKYGVSPARYDETVFAHEKVRYVGDEIAAVAAVDQATALEAVSLIKVDYEELPAVFDMFEAMKEGAPQIHDEFPGNLTAEVHQEFGDTEAALAECDLVMNHTFLNKRQDAAFIEPHACLAVFDLDGRLTLHTSTQVPHYVMRTVAMVLQIPVGNVRVVKPYVGGGFGPKAEATPLEMSAALLARYTGKPVKGNYSREQVFLHSRARHQFYAEMTLGVKNDGTMVALRNKATLDGGAYTSFGIATVYYAGSLLGGPYKLKAMKYDGYRAYTNKPACGAQRGHGGVAHRAAFEQLLDMTAEKLGMDPVEMRLKNIMTTGDMTINELDMSSLGMKECIEAVRDGSDWNNKKGKLPRGKGIGAACGFFVSGAGYPIYRSDTYHSTVVIKMSEDGGIVNVLTGSAEIGQGSDTMVAMIAAETLGVPLENVRVASGDTDLSVDLGAYSSRQTLMTGHATKEAAEQVRDQIAKYLAEEMECDASAITFRNGTVMFHGSRGNFDKIRSLYIKEHRGWTDPPGGDYLTFKEAARLAFMKAGSLVGTGKYKPPRLGGSYKGAAVGTSPAYGCSAQVVEVTVDLETGQVTIDKMTDAHDCGLAINRTQVEGQMQGSLSMGLGETLFEEVKFDSRGRVINANLGEYKIPTALDMPNVKSIIVESNEPNGPYGAKEVGEGAIMPTIPAIINAIYDATGVRINELPVTPERLFMAMKGNKK from the coding sequence ATGAGCGAATTCGCAGTTCTCAATAGCACCGCCCCCAGAATCGACGCTCCGGCCAAAGCCACAGGCCGTGCAAAGTACGCGGATGACTTCAGCATGCCGGGAATGCTCCACGCAGCCATCCTACAGAGCCCCGTAGCGCACGCCAAAATACTCAATATCGATACCTCCAAGGCCAGCAAGTTGCACGGTGTGAAGGCAATTATTACTGCCAAGGAAGCCGGCCTCGTGAAGTACGGGGTTTCACCTGCCCGGTACGATGAAACGGTCTTCGCGCATGAAAAGGTCCGATACGTGGGGGATGAAATAGCGGCCGTCGCCGCCGTGGATCAGGCCACTGCGCTGGAAGCGGTCAGTCTCATCAAAGTGGATTACGAGGAACTTCCCGCGGTCTTCGATATGTTTGAAGCTATGAAAGAAGGCGCTCCGCAGATTCATGATGAGTTTCCGGGCAATCTAACAGCGGAAGTGCACCAAGAGTTCGGGGACACGGAAGCGGCTCTTGCCGAATGTGACCTAGTGATGAATCACACGTTCCTCAACAAACGACAAGACGCGGCTTTCATAGAACCTCATGCATGCTTGGCCGTATTTGATCTCGATGGCAGACTCACGCTTCACACGTCTACCCAGGTTCCGCATTACGTTATGCGTACCGTAGCTATGGTGCTCCAAATCCCTGTGGGCAACGTGCGAGTGGTAAAACCCTACGTCGGTGGCGGATTCGGCCCCAAGGCCGAAGCGACGCCATTGGAGATGAGCGCCGCTCTGCTGGCTCGATATACGGGCAAACCCGTCAAGGGGAACTATTCTCGTGAACAGGTTTTCTTGCACAGTCGAGCGAGACACCAGTTCTACGCAGAGATGACACTGGGCGTGAAGAATGACGGCACAATGGTTGCTCTGCGCAACAAAGCGACCCTGGATGGAGGGGCATACACCAGTTTCGGCATCGCTACAGTCTATTATGCCGGCTCGCTCCTCGGGGGACCGTACAAGCTCAAAGCGATGAAGTATGACGGTTACAGGGCGTACACCAACAAGCCCGCTTGCGGCGCGCAGAGAGGCCACGGCGGAGTGGCCCACCGGGCCGCTTTCGAGCAATTGCTGGACATGACAGCCGAAAAATTGGGGATGGATCCCGTGGAGATGCGCCTGAAGAATATTATGACGACTGGTGACATGACCATAAATGAGCTGGACATGTCCAGCCTCGGGATGAAAGAGTGCATCGAAGCGGTCAGAGACGGATCAGACTGGAACAACAAGAAAGGGAAGCTGCCCCGCGGGAAAGGTATCGGCGCGGCCTGCGGGTTCTTCGTATCCGGAGCGGGGTACCCGATATATCGTTCTGACACGTACCACTCTACCGTGGTCATAAAAATGAGTGAAGACGGCGGCATTGTAAACGTGCTTACCGGCTCTGCGGAGATAGGCCAAGGTTCCGACACCATGGTGGCGATGATAGCTGCCGAGACTCTGGGTGTGCCGCTGGAAAATGTTCGAGTCGCTTCGGGAGACACCGACCTGAGCGTGGATCTGGGGGCATATTCAAGTCGCCAGACCTTGATGACCGGACATGCCACCAAGGAAGCTGCCGAACAGGTCCGGGACCAGATCGCCAAATACCTAGCCGAAGAAATGGAGTGTGACGCGTCGGCCATAACTTTCCGCAATGGAACCGTGATGTTCCACGGCAGCCGCGGAAACTTTGACAAAATTCGCAGCCTTTACATTAAGGAGCATCGCGGGTGGACCGATCCTCCCGGCGGCGATTACCTGACGTTCAAAGAGGCTGCGCGCTTGGCGTTCATGAAAGCAGGCAGTCTAGTGGGCACGGGCAAGTACAAGCCTCCACGGCTGGGCGGTTCCTATAAGGGCGCTGCGGTCGGGACTTCCCCCGCGTACGGCTGTTCCGCGCAGGTGGTAGAAGTAACCGTGGACCTGGAAACAGGCCAGGTAACTATCGACAAGATGACGGACGCGCACGATTGCGGCCTCGCAATCAATAGGACCCAAGTAGAAGGTCAGATGCAGGGCTCTCTGTCGATGGGTCTGGGAGAGACGCTCTTTGAAGAGGTGAAATTCGACTCCCGCGGCCGCGTTATCAACGCCAACCTAGGCGAGTACAAAATCCCCACCGCTCTGGACATGCCCAACGTGAAGTCCATTATTGTGGAATCCAATGAGCCCAACGGGCCTTACGGCGCGAAGGAGGTGGGTGAAGGGGCCATCATGCCGACTATCCCCGCGATCATCAATGCCATTTACGATGCCACAGGAGTCCGAATCAACGAACTTCCGGTAACCCCCGAACGACTTTTCATGGCGATGAAAGGTAACAAGAAATAG
- a CDS encoding VWA domain-containing protein, which translates to MRTDEPRPVAGGFRPPNTGVQLHGQYRTDSGYLPNVVKSYPPPFNNGGLGKKLLAVWASAIEFVTSLKPRGHKLFSASLTPRVLSLLLVACVVLFPTCCLAGGLLHVFPPTFKEEAFPVARPIVLSSKAAVTVSESVIEYRFDQTFFNDNEFPLSGLFLLPLRSDKVLGGIDVKVDGLSAPYAVKSPGEFFSSLQELSTTMKDPSLLGLAGKSILEVRPVNVGVRRSVSVSIQYRQPHSMLGDALELVVPMDGERYSLAPIGDFEVIVRFKMSRTLRNLVSPSHHISIFRETPGRCVVSARSQEQRAREDFCLLTTFGGDDLDVKLFPHKPAGGKGTFMALLNPPVLPPKEKEPEKDVVFLMDTSASMGPANLHWAKRAVILGLSRLNPLDRFNVVIIGTRSSRMTERLVPATRENLLQAVKFVNSAQNAGGTDLYNSLMDALEQFTSRRRPALLMLVGDGHATIGITKPDSIIEAARRNNKTKTRIFVLAVGAKADAAMLDKLAVSSKGGSFRLDETQDFHAVVDRFFAGIYPPQAADLSLEFQDIEVEEIDPHPLPDIFGQDGVAVLGRYSGDRDLEARIRLRCKVKGKPKVLTEVFTFPAVQKAYPYVPSIWAMRRMARLLEQDQIKGPKPEVRKEIADLANEFGFKIPATWETEGPAPATAGEKDAGELLWRFKTSYVPSDVSSDLFRRVNDKVFRLEKNGWVETRYGPDVRVRSVEFLSEEYFSLLRAEPDLGPCLALGPDVTVITAKGPVRTTSNGRNRQRR; encoded by the coding sequence ATGAGAACCGACGAGCCGCGACCGGTCGCGGGCGGCTTCAGGCCACCGAATACCGGCGTGCAACTACACGGACAATATCGAACGGACTCCGGCTACCTACCAAATGTCGTCAAATCCTACCCCCCGCCCTTTAATAACGGAGGCTTAGGGAAGAAATTACTTGCCGTTTGGGCCTCAGCAATAGAATTCGTTACTTCTCTGAAACCTCGCGGGCATAAGCTTTTTTCCGCTTCTCTAACCCCCCGAGTCTTGTCGCTCCTGCTGGTAGCTTGTGTTGTTCTATTCCCTACCTGTTGCTTGGCAGGCGGTTTACTGCACGTTTTTCCTCCGACCTTCAAAGAAGAAGCTTTCCCTGTAGCGAGGCCGATTGTCCTGTCTTCCAAGGCAGCGGTCACGGTTTCCGAGTCAGTGATTGAATACAGGTTCGATCAAACTTTCTTCAATGACAATGAATTCCCGTTGTCCGGCCTGTTCCTGCTGCCACTCCGCAGCGATAAGGTCCTCGGCGGTATCGATGTGAAGGTTGACGGACTCTCTGCGCCGTACGCGGTGAAGTCTCCAGGCGAATTCTTTTCTTCCTTGCAAGAGCTTTCGACAACCATGAAAGACCCTTCGCTGCTGGGACTCGCAGGAAAGAGTATTCTGGAAGTCAGGCCTGTAAATGTAGGAGTACGCAGGTCTGTCTCAGTCAGCATCCAATACCGGCAGCCCCATTCCATGCTAGGCGATGCCTTGGAGTTGGTCGTTCCTATGGACGGCGAACGCTATTCTTTGGCGCCCATCGGAGACTTCGAGGTCATTGTGCGCTTCAAAATGTCACGGACCCTCCGCAACCTGGTATCTCCATCGCATCACATTTCCATTTTTAGGGAAACTCCGGGCAGATGTGTTGTCAGTGCACGAAGTCAGGAACAGAGAGCACGAGAGGATTTTTGTCTGCTTACCACCTTTGGCGGGGACGACCTTGATGTAAAGCTTTTTCCCCACAAGCCCGCCGGCGGCAAAGGGACGTTCATGGCGCTGCTCAATCCGCCGGTTCTGCCGCCCAAGGAGAAGGAGCCCGAGAAAGACGTAGTCTTCCTTATGGACACTTCGGCGAGCATGGGACCGGCAAACTTGCACTGGGCCAAACGCGCCGTGATCCTAGGTTTGTCTCGGCTGAACCCTCTGGACAGGTTTAACGTCGTCATCATTGGGACGCGCAGTTCAAGAATGACCGAGCGGCTCGTCCCGGCGACAAGAGAAAACCTGCTTCAGGCTGTAAAGTTCGTGAATTCCGCTCAGAATGCCGGCGGAACCGATCTGTACAACAGCCTGATGGACGCGTTGGAACAGTTCACTTCTCGCCGCAGGCCGGCGCTGCTGATGCTCGTTGGAGACGGCCATGCAACCATAGGCATCACAAAACCCGACAGTATCATTGAGGCTGCCCGCCGGAACAACAAGACAAAAACCCGAATTTTCGTTCTAGCCGTGGGTGCTAAAGCCGACGCTGCAATGTTGGATAAATTGGCGGTTTCCAGCAAGGGCGGCTCGTTCCGCCTTGATGAGACCCAGGATTTTCATGCCGTGGTGGATCGCTTCTTTGCGGGAATATACCCGCCGCAGGCGGCAGATCTTAGCCTGGAGTTTCAAGACATAGAGGTCGAGGAAATAGATCCGCATCCGCTGCCTGATATATTCGGCCAGGACGGCGTTGCCGTTCTCGGACGTTACTCCGGAGACCGGGATTTGGAAGCGAGAATACGCTTGCGCTGCAAGGTGAAGGGGAAGCCCAAGGTCTTGACGGAGGTCTTCACATTTCCGGCTGTGCAGAAGGCCTATCCTTACGTTCCTTCAATTTGGGCCATGCGTAGAATGGCACGCCTTCTGGAACAAGACCAGATCAAGGGCCCCAAGCCCGAGGTGAGGAAAGAAATCGCCGATCTTGCCAATGAATTCGGCTTCAAAATCCCCGCCACATGGGAAACTGAGGGCCCTGCTCCCGCGACGGCCGGTGAAAAAGACGCGGGAGAGCTGCTGTGGAGGTTCAAAACCTCTTACGTGCCTTCCGACGTGTCTTCGGACCTGTTCAGGAGAGTCAACGACAAGGTGTTTCGTTTGGAAAAGAATGGGTGGGTTGAGACTCGGTATGGTCCTGATGTTCGGGTTCGCTCTGTCGAGTTTCTCAGCGAGGAGTATTTCTCCCTCTTGCGAGCGGAGCCGGACTTGGGTCCATGCCTGGCCCTGGGCCCTGATGTCACCGTGATCACCGCAAAGGGGCCGGTGAGGACTACGTCCAACGGTAGAAACCGTCAACGAAGATAG
- the yqeC gene encoding putative selenium-dependent hydroxylase accessory protein YqeC: MDLGSTVPGGLVQAFGISDKVRIVSLVGAGGKTSLMYALARDLVGRGQTVVSTTTTKIYPPRADQSSHLVLADNAAQLAELPARLDHFRHVTVGRSIDPSSSKLQGVSEEIISALAGISQRVLVEADGAAGRPVKAPAPWEPVIPSITNLVIPVVGLDCLGRRADEKWVFRLTHFLAVTGLAIGDPVTPTSIGKLVTDPNGGLKGVAPGMSVVPFLNKLDLLAEREPVMETINAIRHYSGARIQRVVVGTLKGTVRVEAYEF, from the coding sequence TTGGATTTAGGCTCTACTGTGCCCGGCGGGCTTGTACAGGCCTTCGGAATAAGCGACAAAGTTCGTATTGTATCTCTTGTGGGCGCGGGAGGTAAGACCTCCCTCATGTACGCGCTGGCCCGGGACCTAGTCGGCCGTGGGCAAACCGTAGTCAGCACCACAACCACAAAAATCTACCCTCCCCGGGCCGACCAATCATCCCATCTGGTGCTTGCCGACAATGCCGCACAGCTTGCGGAACTGCCTGCGCGACTTGATCATTTCAGACACGTCACGGTTGGAAGATCAATCGATCCGTCAAGCTCCAAACTTCAAGGGGTTTCAGAGGAAATCATAAGCGCGCTGGCCGGTATTTCTCAAAGAGTGCTGGTGGAAGCGGATGGGGCCGCGGGCAGACCGGTCAAAGCCCCCGCTCCGTGGGAACCCGTAATCCCCTCTATCACAAATCTGGTTATCCCGGTTGTAGGCCTGGATTGCCTCGGGCGCAGGGCGGACGAGAAGTGGGTATTCAGGCTCACGCATTTCCTGGCCGTGACCGGGCTGGCCATTGGCGATCCCGTAACCCCCACTTCCATCGGTAAGCTGGTTACCGACCCAAACGGAGGGCTCAAGGGTGTGGCTCCCGGCATGAGCGTCGTCCCTTTTTTGAACAAATTGGACCTGCTGGCCGAGCGAGAACCCGTAATGGAGACGATAAATGCCATTCGACACTACTCGGGGGCTCGAATCCAAAGGGTTGTCGTGGGAACCCTAAAAGGAACCGTTCGGGTGGAGGCCTACGAGTTCTGA
- a CDS encoding methyltransferase domain-containing protein: MEAHEYATLFEFESSYWWYRSLHSILIDTLRSLGVGDRGKVLDAGCGTGQNLVNVSEHIAPGGAYGFDFSHAAAPFWAKRHLSGVCLASINEIPFQSDTFDAAMSVDVLECDAVSEDSAYGELWRVVKPGGYIILVVPAYDWLMSPEHHKAVHASRRYSRSRLTALLRKQPVDLIRMTHLFATLLPAVAVYRLFLKYLAPKPDGPPRSELKAMHPAVNELLSGVMSVERRLVRRWDLPFGSSIMAVARKVG, translated from the coding sequence GTGGAAGCACACGAGTACGCCACACTTTTCGAATTTGAATCATCTTACTGGTGGTACCGAAGCCTCCATTCTATTCTTATCGATACTCTAAGGAGCTTGGGTGTCGGCGATCGGGGCAAAGTGCTCGACGCGGGCTGCGGGACCGGACAAAACCTGGTGAATGTCAGCGAACACATCGCTCCCGGAGGGGCCTACGGCTTCGATTTCTCACACGCTGCCGCACCGTTTTGGGCCAAAAGACACCTGTCCGGAGTGTGCCTTGCCTCGATCAATGAAATCCCTTTTCAATCGGATACCTTCGACGCGGCAATGTCCGTGGATGTTCTTGAATGCGACGCGGTCAGTGAAGACAGCGCGTACGGTGAACTTTGGCGAGTCGTCAAGCCCGGTGGATACATCATCCTGGTTGTCCCGGCGTACGACTGGCTGATGTCTCCGGAACATCACAAGGCCGTACATGCCTCTCGACGGTACTCCAGGTCCCGGCTGACGGCTTTACTTCGAAAGCAGCCGGTGGACTTGATCCGCATGACGCACCTGTTCGCGACCTTGCTGCCCGCTGTAGCCGTGTATCGCCTGTTCCTGAAGTACCTGGCCCCGAAGCCTGACGGGCCACCTCGATCCGAACTCAAAGCCATGCACCCGGCCGTGAACGAATTGCTCTCAGGTGTGATGAGTGTGGAACGGAGATTGGTTAGACGGTGGGACCTGCCTTTCGGCAGTTCGATCATGGCAGTGGCTCGAAAGGTTGGATGA
- a CDS encoding flavodoxin family protein has translation MRIMVVNAAPRMEAGNTQMLLTPFLVGCRGKGAEVDIALLGRKKINTCIGCFNCYAETPGTCIQSDDMAALIERIRVADMMILATPIYLDGMTALAKIFIDRLVTFLDPHFTIDEQGVVHPLRWVFPSKLFLVSICGYPGLHNFDPLLLHCERLARNLHTEFCGALLRPAVFSLLLGRKYPDRVKKVMDAVRAAGEELVQFGKVSESTLDGVAADICSTEELVDTANAYWDRELEGSGDRPS, from the coding sequence ATGAGAATCATGGTTGTAAACGCGGCCCCGCGTATGGAGGCCGGTAATACGCAAATGCTCCTCACTCCCTTCCTCGTAGGATGCCGGGGTAAAGGGGCCGAGGTGGACATTGCCCTTCTGGGTCGGAAAAAAATCAACACGTGTATAGGATGTTTCAACTGCTATGCTGAAACTCCCGGAACATGCATACAGTCTGACGACATGGCTGCTCTGATCGAGAGGATACGAGTTGCCGACATGATGATATTGGCCACCCCAATATATCTTGACGGCATGACGGCATTGGCCAAGATTTTCATCGATAGATTGGTCACATTCTTGGACCCGCATTTCACGATTGACGAGCAAGGTGTCGTACACCCCTTGAGATGGGTTTTTCCATCCAAGCTTTTTCTGGTTTCCATATGCGGTTATCCGGGGTTGCACAATTTCGATCCGCTTCTTCTTCATTGTGAAAGGCTTGCCCGAAACCTGCATACCGAGTTTTGCGGCGCGCTATTGCGTCCGGCGGTCTTTTCCCTTCTCCTCGGGAGGAAGTATCCGGATCGCGTTAAGAAGGTTATGGACGCTGTAAGGGCCGCGGGAGAAGAGTTGGTGCAATTCGGGAAAGTTTCGGAATCGACCTTGGATGGGGTGGCCGCTGACATTTGCAGCACCGAAGAACTGGTGGATACCGCCAACGCGTACTGGGATCGAGAACTTGAAGGATCAGGCGATAGACCTTCATGA
- a CDS encoding DegT/DnrJ/EryC1/StrS family aminotransferase, with the protein MIPVCEPVLNGREIKYVMDAMETNWISSAGKYISLFEEKFSQYCGVPYGVACSNCTTGLHMSLVAMGIGPGDEVIIPDFTLVVSANTVILAGAKPVLVDVDPRTWCIDASLIEAKITPRTKAIMVVHMYGHPCDMEAIMDIAARHNLRVIEDCAQSVGAEVNGRKTGSFGDAACFSFYGNKILTSGEGGMVLCRDKKLAETLQLLRNQGFQEPRFVHEVMGFNYRMTNIQAAIGLAQTEMVDEKVTQKRWIGQTYNELLSGQSDLVLPYEEPWAKNVYWMYGIVVQDGFGLTKEELMKTLRDKGVDTRAFFCPMSLQPVFKGNDERFPETSGDYRVSVDLWNRGLYLPSGLGLTHSQIEEVVQKLLECKA; encoded by the coding sequence ATGATACCCGTGTGCGAACCGGTGCTCAACGGCCGTGAGATTAAGTACGTCATGGACGCGATGGAGACCAATTGGATTTCATCGGCCGGCAAGTATATTTCCCTCTTTGAAGAAAAGTTCAGCCAGTACTGTGGTGTTCCCTATGGGGTCGCGTGCAGCAACTGCACGACCGGCCTGCACATGTCATTAGTGGCTATGGGAATTGGCCCCGGCGATGAGGTGATCATTCCGGACTTCACGCTGGTCGTCTCCGCGAACACGGTGATCCTTGCAGGCGCCAAGCCTGTCCTTGTGGACGTGGACCCACGGACGTGGTGCATAGACGCATCTTTGATCGAGGCGAAGATAACCCCTCGCACCAAGGCCATTATGGTGGTTCACATGTACGGGCACCCGTGTGACATGGAAGCCATCATGGACATTGCCGCGCGGCACAATCTGCGCGTCATCGAGGACTGCGCCCAGTCCGTGGGCGCTGAAGTCAATGGCCGCAAGACCGGCAGTTTCGGTGATGCGGCCTGTTTCAGCTTCTACGGTAACAAGATACTTACGAGCGGCGAAGGAGGGATGGTCCTTTGCCGTGACAAAAAACTGGCGGAGACCCTGCAGTTGCTCAGAAATCAGGGATTCCAGGAGCCGCGGTTCGTTCATGAGGTCATGGGGTTCAATTACAGGATGACCAATATTCAGGCGGCCATCGGACTGGCCCAAACGGAGATGGTAGACGAAAAGGTTACACAAAAGCGCTGGATCGGTCAGACATACAATGAGCTGCTTTCAGGGCAGAGCGATCTAGTCCTCCCGTACGAAGAGCCTTGGGCCAAAAACGTTTACTGGATGTACGGAATTGTCGTGCAAGACGGCTTCGGCCTGACCAAGGAAGAGCTTATGAAGACACTCAGAGATAAAGGGGTGGACACGAGAGCTTTCTTCTGCCCCATGTCTCTTCAGCCCGTTTTCAAAGGTAACGACGAGCGCTTCCCTGAAACGTCGGGCGACTACCGCGTCTCCGTAGACCTGTGGAATCGCGGACTATACCTTCCCTCGGGCCTGGGCCTCACCCACAGCCAAATAGAGGAAGTAGTTCAAAAACTTTTGGAGTGCAAAGCTTAG
- a CDS encoding glycosyltransferase encodes MEGDPRVSIVLATYNERENILDTINSIFEHVKDPVEVVVVDDDSADKTWKLVGDLNDQRVTIIRRVATRGLASAFNRGIIESRGQVVGWMDADMCMPPSMLPEMIEKLNEYDIVVGSRYAEGGQDDRAPLRVISSRLINGLAGLVLGFGIKDYDSGFVVLRRTVFDKVSIIPTGYGAYFMEFLYTCSKKGLTVYEMPYVFRDRAKGISKSAPSIFKFFKTGMQYVIRIFIARLRRID; translated from the coding sequence GTGGAGGGAGATCCTCGGGTCTCTATAGTTCTTGCGACTTACAACGAGCGTGAGAATATTCTAGATACCATCAACAGTATTTTCGAACACGTGAAGGACCCCGTGGAGGTTGTTGTGGTTGACGACGACTCTGCGGATAAGACCTGGAAATTGGTTGGGGATTTGAACGACCAGCGGGTAACCATTATACGAAGGGTGGCCACTCGTGGACTGGCGTCGGCGTTTAATCGGGGCATCATTGAATCCAGAGGTCAAGTAGTCGGATGGATGGATGCGGACATGTGTATGCCGCCTTCCATGCTGCCGGAAATGATAGAGAAGTTGAATGAATACGACATCGTTGTCGGGTCCCGGTACGCGGAGGGAGGCCAGGACGATCGTGCTCCGCTGAGGGTAATCTCCAGCCGACTCATCAACGGCCTTGCCGGATTGGTGCTAGGGTTCGGGATAAAGGACTATGACAGCGGCTTTGTGGTTCTCCGGCGGACCGTATTTGACAAGGTTTCGATAATACCGACCGGATATGGTGCGTACTTTATGGAATTCTTATACACGTGCAGCAAAAAGGGCTTGACCGTCTATGAAATGCCGTATGTATTCCGCGATAGAGCCAAGGGAATATCCAAGTCTGCGCCCAGCATCTTCAAGTTCTTCAAAACCGGGATGCAGTATGTTATCCGCATATTCATAGCCCGCCTGCGGAGGATAGATTGA
- a CDS encoding class I SAM-dependent methyltransferase: MAVKAWQLGAPGTGIYRFYDWLRSRLNSRLVEYLLSRGIAGEKTRVLEAGSGPAFASSILARDSRVELSIAADIDIEALHEARNRDPQLALVVADLQSLPFRSESVDLCWNSSTIEHLAGPDAAIAEMHRVTRRGGKVFVGVPNLYGPLGFQRWISQTPVGIWIGTTFNRSQLQAIMAGAGVRPKHTIFYFFRFFVGVLGEK, translated from the coding sequence ATGGCTGTCAAGGCATGGCAACTGGGCGCGCCCGGGACGGGCATTTATAGGTTCTACGATTGGCTTCGCAGTAGGCTCAATAGCAGGCTGGTGGAATACTTGCTTTCGCGGGGAATTGCAGGTGAAAAGACTCGAGTGCTCGAGGCCGGATCAGGCCCGGCCTTTGCGTCTTCCATCCTGGCCCGGGATAGCAGGGTGGAGTTGAGCATTGCCGCAGACATAGACATAGAAGCCTTGCATGAGGCGCGAAATCGTGATCCCCAGCTTGCGTTGGTGGTGGCGGATCTGCAAAGCCTGCCGTTCAGGAGCGAAAGCGTGGACCTTTGCTGGAACAGCAGCACCATAGAGCATCTAGCCGGCCCTGACGCGGCCATCGCGGAAATGCATAGAGTCACCCGCAGAGGTGGGAAGGTCTTCGTGGGAGTGCCCAATCTCTACGGACCACTGGGATTCCAGCGCTGGATCAGCCAGACCCCGGTCGGCATCTGGATCGGCACGACCTTCAACCGGTCGCAATTACAGGCCATAATGGCCGGCGCGGGGGTTCGGCCTAAACACACCATCTTTTATTTCTTCCGGTTCTTTGTTGGTGTGCTGGGTGAGAAATAG